A DNA window from Moorella thermoacetica contains the following coding sequences:
- the glnA gene encoding type I glutamate--ammonia ligase yields the protein MSKTPGEVLEMARKNNIQMVDLKFIDLPGTWQHFSVPLDEFDEGAFTSGVGFDGSSIRGFKTINESDMILVPDPDTAFIDPFCDVPTLSLVCNVYDPMTGQNYNRDPRFVAKKAEAYLKETGIADTSYWGPEAEFFILDHVRFDQSQYAGYYFLDSDEGFWNSGVEMNGHPNLGYRPRYKEGYFPVPPTDTLQNLRTEMVLLLKQMGIAVEAHHHEVATAGQGEIDMKYAPLTRMADQLMMFKYVVKNVAIKHNKTATFMPKPVFQDNGSGMHVHQSLWKGNEPLFYDANGYAGLSELALYYIGGLLKHAPVLTAFCSPTTNSFKRLVPGFEAPVNLVYSQRNRSAAIRIPMYSSSPAAKRIEYRPPDPSCNPYLAFAALLMAGLDGIKNKIHPGEPLDKDIYDLPPEEAARVKSLPDSLEEAIAALEKDHEFLLQGGVFDEDLINAWIEYKQKREINQIKLRPHPYEFVLYYDV from the coding sequence ATGAGTAAGACACCAGGCGAAGTACTTGAGATGGCCCGAAAGAACAATATCCAGATGGTCGATCTCAAATTTATCGACCTGCCAGGGACCTGGCAGCACTTCAGTGTGCCCTTAGACGAATTCGATGAAGGCGCTTTTACCAGCGGCGTGGGTTTTGACGGCTCCAGCATTCGCGGTTTTAAAACCATTAACGAGAGCGATATGATCTTAGTTCCCGACCCCGATACCGCCTTTATCGATCCCTTCTGTGATGTGCCCACCCTCAGCCTGGTATGCAATGTCTACGACCCTATGACCGGGCAGAATTACAACCGCGATCCCCGGTTTGTGGCCAAAAAGGCTGAAGCCTATCTAAAGGAGACCGGCATTGCCGATACCAGTTACTGGGGACCCGAGGCCGAGTTCTTTATCCTCGATCATGTCCGCTTTGACCAGAGCCAGTACGCTGGTTACTATTTCCTGGATTCTGATGAAGGCTTCTGGAACTCGGGCGTGGAAATGAACGGTCATCCCAACCTCGGCTACCGGCCGCGCTATAAAGAAGGTTATTTCCCGGTACCACCTACCGACACCCTGCAAAACTTGCGGACGGAGATGGTCCTGCTGCTGAAGCAGATGGGCATCGCCGTGGAAGCCCATCACCACGAGGTGGCTACTGCCGGCCAGGGCGAGATCGATATGAAGTACGCCCCCCTGACCCGGATGGCCGACCAGCTGATGATGTTCAAATATGTGGTCAAGAATGTGGCCATCAAGCATAATAAGACGGCTACCTTCATGCCCAAACCGGTTTTCCAGGACAACGGCTCGGGCATGCACGTCCACCAGAGCCTGTGGAAGGGTAACGAACCCCTCTTCTACGATGCCAATGGTTATGCGGGGCTTAGCGAACTGGCCCTGTATTATATCGGCGGTTTGTTAAAACACGCCCCCGTCCTGACGGCCTTCTGCAGCCCGACCACCAACTCCTTCAAACGATTGGTGCCCGGCTTTGAAGCCCCCGTCAACCTGGTTTACTCCCAGCGTAACCGCAGCGCGGCCATCCGCATTCCCATGTACTCCAGCAGCCCGGCCGCCAAGAGGATCGAATACCGGCCGCCCGATCCTTCCTGCAACCCGTACCTGGCCTTTGCCGCCCTGTTAATGGCCGGCCTGGACGGTATTAAGAACAAGATCCACCCCGGCGAGCCCCTGGATAAAGATATCTATGACCTGCCGCCGGAAGAAGCGGCCAGGGTGAAGTCCCTGCCCGACTCCCTGGAGGAAGCCATCGCCGCCCTGGAAAAAGACCACGAGTTCCTGCTTCAGGGAGGCGTCTTCGACGAGGACCTCATCAACGCCTGGATTGAATACAAGCAAAAGCGGGAGATCAACCAGATCAAGCTGCGTCCCCATCCCTATGAGTTCGTTTTGTATTATGATGTTTAA
- a CDS encoding aldehyde ferredoxin oxidoreductase family protein codes for MERQILRVSLSDGNIRQEEIPARVCRDFIGGRPLAARYLYGEGTAGVDPLGPENILIFVAGPLAGSGARGVNRWLVVTKSPLSGGFFRSVGGSDFGAWLHGAGYEMLFLTGRAEEPVYLYLGPRGRVELRPARDLWGKGTGDTRAELRRRHGQGARVACIGPAGENLVRYASIISDHSTAARGGVGTVMGAKRLKALVVEAEPDVPVARQDLWSRILVRQAELVERRDHRAPLPGALKGAILPTRNFQGAWKADIDPVDLPRLLERKGPEFQTYWALGANPGHLDPDLVTMANERCNDLGLDTVSTGGSIAFAYELRQRGLLQAEGFDLGWERPEATMELIRMIAYRAGIGDLLAEGVDRMAAYIGSGAREYAMTIKGIEMPGYDPRVRPLHGLGMVVSALGGSYCYGKALHAGLFAADREGEDLVGQVSRIQETTVALETGVGCLFAYLGGWLSLEQMAEMMTAVTGTEVTPEDLKGAAERSLTMERAFNLREGLGREADTLPERFLREGVEAGEITAGPLTELPRLVTAYYRRRGWDEEGRPTPATLDRLSLELVRLDQPREFKVAFSRELTK; via the coding sequence ATGGAGCGGCAAATTTTACGGGTAAGTTTAAGCGACGGCAATATCCGCCAGGAAGAAATCCCGGCACGGGTCTGCCGGGACTTTATCGGCGGCCGCCCCCTGGCAGCACGTTACCTTTACGGCGAAGGGACCGCCGGGGTAGACCCTCTGGGCCCGGAGAATATTTTAATCTTTGTTGCCGGGCCCCTGGCCGGCAGCGGGGCCAGGGGAGTCAATCGCTGGCTGGTGGTAACAAAAAGCCCTTTGAGTGGCGGCTTTTTCCGCTCGGTGGGCGGGAGCGATTTCGGCGCCTGGCTCCACGGCGCGGGGTACGAGATGCTGTTCCTGACGGGCCGCGCGGAGGAACCGGTGTACCTCTACCTGGGTCCCCGGGGACGGGTGGAGTTGCGGCCGGCCCGGGACCTCTGGGGCAAGGGTACAGGGGATACCCGGGCCGAACTGCGCCGACGCCACGGCCAGGGGGCCCGGGTGGCCTGTATCGGCCCGGCCGGGGAAAATCTGGTGCGTTACGCCAGCATTATTAGCGACCATAGCACGGCGGCCCGCGGGGGCGTGGGCACCGTCATGGGGGCGAAAAGGCTCAAGGCCCTGGTGGTGGAAGCAGAACCCGATGTTCCGGTAGCCAGGCAAGACCTCTGGTCGCGCATCCTGGTCCGTCAGGCGGAATTGGTCGAACGCCGGGACCACCGGGCGCCTTTGCCGGGAGCCCTGAAGGGGGCTATTCTACCTACCCGTAACTTCCAGGGGGCCTGGAAAGCGGATATCGACCCGGTCGATCTGCCGCGGTTGCTGGAACGCAAGGGGCCGGAGTTCCAGACTTACTGGGCCCTGGGGGCCAACCCGGGCCACCTGGATCCCGACCTGGTGACCATGGCCAATGAACGCTGTAACGACCTGGGCCTGGATACGGTCTCGACCGGCGGCAGCATAGCCTTCGCCTACGAGCTCCGGCAGAGGGGGTTGCTGCAAGCGGAGGGCTTCGACCTGGGCTGGGAGCGACCGGAGGCCACTATGGAGCTAATTCGCATGATAGCCTACCGGGCCGGTATCGGCGATCTTCTCGCGGAAGGCGTGGACCGTATGGCGGCATATATTGGTTCCGGTGCCCGGGAATACGCCATGACCATCAAGGGTATTGAGATGCCGGGTTATGACCCCAGGGTGCGACCCCTTCACGGCCTGGGGATGGTGGTGTCGGCCTTGGGGGGTAGTTACTGCTACGGCAAGGCCCTCCATGCCGGCCTCTTCGCCGCCGACCGGGAAGGGGAAGACCTGGTGGGCCAGGTAAGCCGCATCCAGGAAACGACGGTAGCCCTGGAAACAGGCGTCGGTTGCCTCTTTGCCTACTTGGGCGGGTGGTTGAGCCTGGAACAGATGGCTGAGATGATGACGGCAGTAACAGGTACGGAGGTAACTCCGGAGGACCTAAAGGGGGCGGCTGAACGAAGCTTGACCATGGAGCGGGCCTTTAACCTGCGGGAAGGCCTGGGCCGGGAAGCCGATACCCTGCCGGAGCGTTTCCTGCGGGAGGGTGTCGAGGCAGGCGAGATTACAGCCGGACCCCTTACTGAATTACCACGCCTGGTTACGGCCTATTACCGCCGTCGCGGCTGGGATGAAGAAGGCCGGCCAACACCTGCCACCCTGGACCGCCTGAGCCTGGAATTGGTGCGCCTGGACCAGCCCCGGGAGTTCAAAGTAGCTTTCAGCCGGGAATTGACCAAATAA
- a CDS encoding cyclase family protein → MEQNRFLKVKNLRIYDISMPIYPGMPVYKNRAEKQPQTEITRNYENGVRETRWLLDTHTGTHIDAPAHVIPGGGTTADLDLSYLIGSCRVLDLTAVNDRITAGDLAGQPVRIGDFILLKTKNSWAAGNEVDFIYLDAGAAAHLAKAGVRGVGLDALGMERDQPDYPTHRTLLERGIIIIEGLRLREVPPGAYQMLALPLRLLGAEASPARVVLLDRE, encoded by the coding sequence ATGGAGCAGAATCGATTTCTTAAGGTGAAAAACTTGCGGATCTACGACATATCCATGCCCATATACCCCGGTATGCCGGTCTACAAAAACAGGGCGGAAAAGCAACCGCAAACGGAAATAACTCGTAACTATGAAAACGGCGTGCGGGAAACGCGCTGGCTCCTGGATACCCACACCGGCACCCATATCGATGCTCCCGCCCATGTGATCCCGGGCGGGGGCACCACCGCCGACCTGGACCTGTCGTATTTAATCGGCTCCTGCCGGGTGCTGGACCTGACGGCAGTCAACGACCGCATTACGGCCGGGGATCTGGCGGGCCAGCCGGTCCGGATTGGCGATTTTATTCTGTTGAAAACTAAAAACTCCTGGGCTGCCGGCAATGAAGTCGACTTTATCTACCTGGATGCCGGGGCCGCTGCCCACCTGGCTAAAGCAGGGGTTCGCGGAGTCGGCCTGGATGCCCTGGGGATGGAGCGGGACCAGCCTGATTACCCGACCCACCGGACTTTGTTGGAGCGAGGGATCATTATCATTGAGGGCCTCAGACTGAGAGAGGTGCCTCCCGGCGCTTATCAGATGCTGGCCCTGCCCCTGCGCCTCCTGGGAGCCGAAGCGTCCCCGGCCCGGGTCGTGTTGCTGGATAGAGAATAG
- a CDS encoding L-lactate permease, with amino-acid sequence MPWIQVYDPVNNLGLSALLAVIPILFLFYALAIRRMKGHIAGFLTVVVAIIVAILGYRMPAGLAVLSFLNGGLYGLFPISWIVVTAVFLYQITVKTGQFEVIKDSIAGLTEDRRLQALLIAFSFGAFLEGSAGFGTPVAITAAMLAGLGFNPIYAASICLLANTAPVAFGGIGVPVITLAQVSGIDSMLLSKMISRQLIFLSVLVPFWLVAIMSGWKGVKETWPACLVSGGSFALGQWFSANYLGPMLPNIISALFSLVCLLLFLRVWQPRNIWRFPNEPAVKGTRNHHTPGAVLKAWMPFIILTLMVGDWGINSVKAVLDQVTVKFAIPGLHQAVIKAGASKAMDAIFTFNWLSAAGTGILLAAFISMLILGMRFGDWLRIFGETLYDLRYAVLTIFMVLGYAYIANFSGMSTTLGQALTVTGKAFPFVAPFLGWLGVFITGSDTSANALFGKLQYITGQNIGVDPVLTVAANSSGGVTGKMISPQTIAVATAATGYVGKEGDLFRFAIVPSILMTVIISIITVLQAYIFKWMIPAHGDLTQMATATAVKVNLANGVSILAGTIIVIIILAVIVASGNRSRGSRGVYTPGK; translated from the coding sequence ATGCCCTGGATACAGGTTTATGACCCGGTTAATAACCTGGGGCTGTCGGCTTTATTGGCTGTTATCCCCATTCTCTTCCTGTTTTATGCCCTGGCTATCCGAAGGATGAAGGGTCATATTGCCGGCTTCCTGACGGTAGTAGTAGCAATTATTGTCGCCATTTTAGGTTACCGGATGCCTGCCGGCCTGGCCGTCCTTTCCTTCCTCAATGGTGGTCTGTACGGCCTGTTCCCCATCAGCTGGATTGTAGTAACCGCTGTCTTTTTATACCAGATTACGGTGAAGACCGGTCAGTTCGAAGTGATCAAGGATTCCATCGCCGGCCTTACCGAAGATCGGCGCCTCCAGGCCCTCCTGATTGCCTTCTCCTTTGGCGCCTTCCTCGAGGGTTCGGCCGGTTTCGGCACCCCCGTGGCCATTACCGCGGCCATGCTGGCCGGCCTGGGGTTCAATCCTATTTATGCCGCCAGCATCTGCTTGCTGGCCAACACAGCGCCGGTGGCCTTCGGTGGTATCGGGGTACCGGTTATCACCCTGGCCCAGGTGTCCGGCATCGACTCCATGCTTTTGAGCAAAATGATTAGCCGCCAGTTGATATTCCTTTCCGTCCTGGTTCCCTTTTGGCTCGTGGCCATTATGTCGGGATGGAAGGGTGTCAAAGAAACCTGGCCGGCCTGCCTGGTTAGCGGCGGCTCCTTTGCCCTTGGCCAGTGGTTTTCGGCCAACTATTTAGGCCCCATGTTACCGAATATTATCTCCGCCCTATTTTCTCTAGTCTGCCTGCTCCTGTTCCTGCGTGTCTGGCAACCCAGGAATATCTGGCGTTTCCCCAACGAACCGGCAGTGAAGGGTACCCGGAACCATCACACGCCCGGTGCCGTCCTCAAGGCCTGGATGCCCTTTATTATCCTCACCTTAATGGTGGGTGACTGGGGTATTAATTCGGTGAAGGCTGTGCTGGATCAGGTTACTGTCAAGTTCGCCATCCCGGGACTGCATCAGGCTGTTATCAAGGCGGGTGCTTCCAAGGCCATGGACGCCATCTTCACCTTTAACTGGCTTTCGGCAGCAGGCACCGGTATCCTCCTTGCCGCCTTTATTTCCATGTTAATCCTGGGAATGCGCTTTGGTGACTGGCTGCGGATCTTCGGCGAGACCTTATACGACCTGCGCTACGCCGTCCTCACTATATTTATGGTCCTGGGTTATGCCTATATAGCCAACTTTTCCGGCATGAGCACCACCCTGGGCCAAGCCCTGACGGTCACTGGCAAGGCCTTCCCCTTTGTGGCGCCTTTCCTGGGCTGGCTGGGGGTTTTTATTACCGGTAGTGATACGTCCGCCAACGCCCTGTTCGGAAAACTCCAGTATATTACCGGCCAGAATATCGGCGTCGACCCGGTATTGACAGTGGCTGCTAACTCCTCCGGCGGCGTCACCGGGAAAATGATCTCCCCCCAGACCATCGCCGTGGCTACGGCTGCTACCGGCTATGTGGGTAAAGAAGGTGATCTCTTCCGCTTCGCCATCGTACCTAGCATTTTGATGACGGTCATTATCAGCATCATTACAGTCCTCCAGGCCTATATCTTCAAATGGATGATCCCGGCCCACGGCGACTTGACCCAGATGGCAACTGCTACCGCCGTCAAAGTAAACCTGGCCAACGGGGTGAGTATCCTTGCCGGTACTATTATCGTTATTATTATCCTGGCGGTAATTGTTGCTTCGGGCAACCGCAGTCGGGGCAGCCGTGGCGTCTATACGCCCGGAAAATGA
- a CDS encoding FadR/GntR family transcriptional regulator has product MDLRPIRTKKIYEEIVQQIKDLIGEGNLKPGDRLPSERELSERLAVSRASVREALSALAAMGVIVIRPGEGTFVQNIRNGAIVEPLAMALLLDRQAAMELLEARQALEGEAAYLAARRAGPEDLEKMEELLKEMEHDLQRGILGEEADLRFHLAIAEAARNSVLARLMHTVSDTMRQALKTSRQRLYTTAGNPEKLFAQHNQIYEAIKAHDPRAARKAICQHLRFVEKELQKE; this is encoded by the coding sequence GTGGACCTGAGACCTATCAGGACTAAAAAAATCTACGAAGAGATCGTCCAGCAGATTAAAGATCTCATTGGCGAGGGTAACCTGAAACCGGGGGACCGCCTGCCCTCGGAACGGGAATTGTCCGAACGCCTGGCCGTCAGTCGTGCTTCCGTCAGGGAAGCCCTGAGTGCCCTGGCGGCCATGGGAGTAATTGTTATCAGGCCGGGAGAAGGCACATTTGTCCAGAATATCCGCAACGGGGCCATAGTTGAACCCCTGGCCATGGCTCTGCTCCTGGACCGCCAGGCTGCTATGGAACTTCTGGAAGCCCGCCAGGCCCTGGAGGGCGAGGCCGCATATCTTGCGGCCCGCCGCGCCGGGCCGGAGGACCTGGAAAAGATGGAGGAGCTTTTAAAGGAGATGGAGCATGACCTGCAGCGGGGCATTCTGGGTGAAGAGGCAGACCTGCGTTTCCACCTGGCCATTGCCGAGGCGGCCCGCAACTCCGTCCTGGCGCGCCTGATGCATACAGTTTCCGATACCATGCGCCAGGCCCTGAAGACCAGCCGCCAGCGCCTTTATACCACCGCGGGCAACCCGGAAAAGCTTTTTGCCCAGCACAATCAGATTTATGAAGCCATCAAAGCCCATGACCCCCGGGCCGCCAGGAAGGCTATCTGCCAGCACCTGCGCTTTGTCGAAAAGGAGTTGCAAAAAGAATAA
- the ldhH gene encoding L-lactate dehydrogenase (quinone) large subunit LdhH, producing MAGKEFKQRIRQALNNASLRGALGRFADSYVVSREEVYAGRDFESLRQRIAAIKADAAGRYEELADRFSRAVEARGGKVFRAKDAAAAREYIYQVAKEHGVTEIVKSKSFASEEIHLNEFLQERGINPYETDLAEWILQLMPGERPSHMVMPAIHLPKEEVARVFSRYLGEPVEPDIKNMVRIARRELRKKFLTAGMGISGANIAVAETGTIVLCTNEGNARLTTTVPPVHVAIVGYEKLVPSIKDIVPILEALPRSGTAQPITSYVTMITGPVPAWRGEGEGIKELHVVLLDNGRTRMAADPVFKEALQCIRCASCTNVCPVFQLVSGQVYGYIYNGGIGSVLTAFFNSLEDAVDPQSLCIGCRRCAEVCPAKINIPDLVLKLRERVVTKQGLSSGYRIALHGIVAKPKLMHTLLRAASRLQGPVTHGQPLIRHLPLFFSNLTSGRSLPAIAKEPLRDRVKRLEARTGRPRLKAAFYSGCVIDFAYPEIGEAVYKVLGREGVQVTFPQGQACCGAPAVYAGDRETAVKLAKQNITALEEARADVVVTACPTCAVALKKDFPELLAGEPAWEERARALAKKVKDFTELVHELTGGQGKKVKQAKKSGSGAVKVTYHDSCHFKRHLGLDQVARQVLKEQPGVELVEMQESDRCCGFGGSYSIKYPEISAPILERKLKNITESGAQVVAADCPGCVLQLRGGLDQKGSSIKVKHTAEVLAALENLQGGGNSK from the coding sequence GTGGCCGGTAAAGAATTCAAGCAACGTATCCGGCAGGCCCTGAATAACGCCAGCCTGCGGGGAGCCCTTGGTCGCTTTGCCGATTCCTATGTAGTTTCCCGGGAAGAGGTTTATGCCGGCCGGGATTTTGAATCCTTAAGGCAGAGGATTGCCGCTATCAAGGCTGATGCCGCCGGCCGTTACGAGGAACTGGCCGACCGGTTCAGCCGGGCGGTGGAGGCCCGAGGCGGCAAGGTGTTCCGAGCTAAGGACGCAGCGGCCGCCAGGGAATATATCTACCAGGTAGCTAAAGAACACGGCGTTACAGAAATCGTCAAGTCCAAGTCCTTTGCTTCGGAAGAGATCCACCTGAACGAATTCCTCCAGGAACGGGGTATCAATCCCTACGAAACCGACCTGGCCGAGTGGATCCTCCAGCTCATGCCCGGGGAGAGGCCTTCCCATATGGTCATGCCGGCCATTCACCTCCCCAAGGAGGAGGTCGCCCGGGTCTTCAGCCGTTACCTGGGTGAACCGGTAGAACCTGATATTAAAAATATGGTCCGTATCGCCCGCCGGGAGTTGAGGAAAAAATTTCTGACTGCCGGCATGGGCATCAGCGGCGCCAACATTGCCGTGGCTGAAACGGGGACCATTGTCCTCTGCACCAATGAAGGCAACGCCCGCTTGACTACTACTGTACCACCGGTTCACGTGGCCATTGTCGGCTACGAGAAGCTGGTGCCCAGCATTAAAGATATTGTTCCCATCCTTGAGGCCCTGCCCCGCAGCGGTACGGCTCAGCCCATTACCAGTTACGTAACCATGATCACCGGTCCGGTGCCGGCCTGGCGGGGCGAAGGCGAGGGTATTAAGGAACTGCACGTCGTTCTTCTGGACAACGGGCGCACCAGGATGGCCGCCGACCCGGTCTTCAAGGAGGCCCTGCAGTGTATCCGCTGCGCCTCCTGCACCAACGTCTGCCCGGTCTTCCAGCTGGTCAGCGGCCAGGTCTATGGTTATATTTACAACGGCGGTATCGGCAGTGTCCTCACGGCCTTCTTCAATTCCCTGGAAGACGCCGTCGACCCCCAGAGCCTGTGTATCGGCTGCCGGCGCTGTGCCGAGGTCTGCCCGGCAAAGATTAATATCCCCGATTTGGTGTTGAAGCTTCGGGAGCGGGTCGTCACGAAGCAGGGGCTTTCCAGCGGCTACCGGATCGCCCTCCACGGCATAGTGGCTAAACCGAAGCTGATGCACACCCTCCTGCGGGCGGCCTCCCGCCTCCAGGGTCCGGTAACCCACGGCCAGCCCCTGATCCGGCACCTGCCTCTCTTCTTCAGCAACTTGACCTCCGGCCGCAGCCTGCCGGCCATTGCTAAGGAGCCCCTGCGGGACCGGGTCAAACGCCTGGAGGCCCGTACCGGCAGGCCGCGTCTCAAGGCCGCCTTTTACAGCGGTTGCGTAATTGACTTTGCCTACCCGGAGATCGGTGAGGCTGTTTATAAAGTGCTGGGGCGGGAAGGGGTGCAGGTAACATTTCCCCAGGGCCAGGCCTGCTGCGGTGCCCCGGCAGTTTATGCCGGCGATCGGGAGACGGCGGTGAAGTTGGCCAAACAAAATATTACCGCGCTGGAAGAGGCCCGGGCCGATGTTGTGGTCACCGCCTGCCCTACCTGCGCCGTGGCCCTGAAAAAGGACTTTCCCGAGCTCCTGGCCGGCGAACCGGCCTGGGAGGAGCGGGCCAGGGCCCTGGCGAAGAAGGTAAAAGACTTTACCGAGCTGGTCCATGAATTAACTGGCGGGCAGGGGAAAAAGGTCAAGCAGGCTAAAAAATCCGGCAGCGGGGCAGTAAAGGTTACCTATCATGACTCTTGTCATTTCAAGCGGCACCTGGGCCTGGACCAGGTGGCCAGGCAGGTTTTAAAGGAACAGCCGGGGGTGGAACTGGTAGAGATGCAGGAAAGCGACCGCTGCTGCGGTTTTGGTGGTTCTTATAGCATCAAGTACCCGGAGATCAGCGCCCCTATCCTGGAACGCAAGCTGAAAAATATTACCGAAAGTGGTGCGCAAGTGGTGGCTGCGGACTGCCCGGGCTGCGTCCTGCAGCTACGCGGCGGCCTGGATCAGAAGGGCAGCTCTATCAAGGTCAAGCATACGGCTGAGGTGCTGGCGGCCTTGGAGAACTTGCAGGGTGGCGGGAACAGTAAATAA
- a CDS encoding LutC/YkgG family protein: protein MKSQELITSFTSQAEAMGARVIQAARPGEIGAKLVEVLRPLGSKIALVDSPLVKTAGVEAALAGAGFNVEKDGPEFARQADTGIVEFEYGIAETGTLAMDATDLKTRLAAMLPLTCVALLAAERVRANLTEVIDAYLERGPWPGYFTLVTGPSRTADIERSLTVGVHGPERLFIILVGENGGASRGR, encoded by the coding sequence TTGAAATCTCAGGAACTCATTACTTCCTTCACCAGCCAGGCCGAAGCCATGGGCGCCCGGGTGATCCAGGCAGCCCGTCCGGGCGAAATTGGCGCTAAACTGGTGGAGGTTTTACGTCCCCTGGGATCAAAGATTGCCCTGGTGGACTCCCCCCTGGTGAAAACAGCCGGGGTGGAGGCGGCCCTGGCCGGGGCAGGATTCAACGTTGAAAAGGACGGACCGGAATTTGCCCGTCAGGCCGATACTGGTATCGTCGAGTTTGAGTACGGTATCGCCGAGACAGGGACCCTGGCCATGGACGCCACCGACCTGAAAACCCGCCTGGCAGCTATGTTACCCCTGACTTGCGTGGCCCTGCTCGCGGCGGAGAGGGTCCGGGCCAATTTGACCGAAGTAATCGACGCCTATTTGGAGCGGGGCCCTTGGCCCGGCTATTTCACCCTGGTTACCGGTCCCAGCCGCACGGCCGACATAGAACGCAGCCTGACCGTAGGTGTTCATGGGCCAGAGAGGCTGTTCATCATCCTGGTAGGCGAAAACGGAGGTGCCAGCCGTGGCCGGTAA